A genomic segment from Leptolyngbya boryana PCC 6306 encodes:
- a CDS encoding YdeI/OmpD-associated family protein, whose amino-acid sequence MEITTTYKATDRTAWRSWLEQHYAITNEIWLLFDDGSESLTISYLDAVEEAICFGWIDSVQKRFSTYERVQRFTPRKKRSNWTELNKERARRLIRLGMMTDAGFATLPDLTTKFEVPKDIVEALKAEPDAWSNFLTFPDLYRRVRIGYIEEMRKNQSEFGRRLRNFVNKTARNQMFGNWNDEGRLI is encoded by the coding sequence ATGGAGATCACCACAACCTATAAAGCAACTGATAGAACTGCATGGCGTTCTTGGCTTGAGCAACATTACGCTATAACCAATGAGATTTGGTTGTTGTTCGATGATGGTTCTGAGTCTTTAACTATCTCCTATCTAGATGCAGTTGAGGAGGCTATCTGTTTTGGTTGGATCGACAGTGTACAAAAACGATTTTCAACCTATGAGCGTGTTCAACGATTTACGCCTCGGAAAAAGCGAAGCAACTGGACAGAATTAAATAAGGAACGTGCGCGCCGCCTAATTCGACTAGGAATGATGACTGATGCTGGATTTGCAACACTCCCTGACCTAACCACCAAGTTTGAAGTTCCCAAAGATATTGTTGAGGCACTTAAGGCAGAACCTGATGCTTGGTCTAATTTCCTTACATTCCCAGATCTGTATCGGCGAGTACGCATCGGATATATTGAGGAAATGCGAAAAAATCAAAGTGAATTCGGGCGGCGGCTTCGGAATTTTGTGAACAAAACTGCCCGCAATCAAATGTTTGGTAACTGGAATGATGAAGGAAGACTCATCTGA
- a CDS encoding ribbon-helix-helix protein, CopG family — MSKKTLISLNLTESELELLNDLSEKKEMSKSAVLRQALRMMGVLEHRIAQGEKLYFETLDKDKSELLLL, encoded by the coding sequence TTGAGCAAAAAAACCCTGATCTCACTCAACCTTACGGAAAGCGAACTAGAGCTTCTAAACGATTTGAGTGAAAAGAAAGAGATGAGCAAATCTGCCGTTCTCCGACAGGCTCTCAGGATGATGGGGGTGCTGGAGCATCGAATTGCTCAGGGTGAGAAGCTCTATTTTGAAACCCTGGACAAAGACAAATCAGAACTTCTACTCCTGTAA
- a CDS encoding MerR family transcriptional regulator, which yields MISGFTRQEALSITGITAGRLTYLDETELVSPQKFGNPKRPKVIYSVEQIIELKVISRLREKLSLQEIRKVLEFLKKRNYEQSLFDCKLIFVDEQLYLIENWEQFGTIVLTASGKNKGQVVIHEVGRIGEVISELKREAEKHQVLDFEKRIQGTPLAV from the coding sequence ATGATTAGTGGATTCACGAGACAGGAGGCTCTTTCAATAACTGGAATAACCGCAGGGCGATTGACCTACCTAGATGAGACAGAACTGGTTTCCCCACAGAAGTTTGGTAATCCCAAACGTCCGAAGGTAATTTACTCCGTAGAGCAGATTATTGAGTTAAAGGTCATTAGCAGATTAAGAGAGAAGCTGTCTCTCCAGGAAATTCGGAAAGTGCTCGAGTTTCTGAAGAAACGAAACTATGAGCAGTCCTTGTTTGACTGCAAGCTTATATTTGTTGATGAACAGCTATATCTCATCGAAAACTGGGAGCAGTTTGGAACGATAGTTCTCACAGCTTCAGGGAAAAACAAAGGACAGGTTGTTATCCACGAGGTTGGCAGGATTGGAGAGGTCATCTCAGAACTAAAGCGAGAAGCTGAGAAACATCAAGTCTTGGATTTTGAGAAGCGAATTCAGGGAACACCTTTAGCTGTTTAG
- a CDS encoding DUF4160 domain-containing protein, producing MGKILEDSTNNLFVYIYSDDHLPPHVHVFVGRKKSRGDKNIKISIGDDSNPPKLLQAHPDLKSADIRKAWQLVADNQDKLLIEWKKIHDREEMEERNQ from the coding sequence ATGGGCAAAATTCTCGAAGATTCGACAAACAACCTGTTCGTTTACATTTACTCCGATGATCATCTTCCGCCGCACGTTCACGTGTTCGTAGGTAGGAAGAAAAGTCGGGGAGATAAGAATATAAAAATCAGTATTGGTGACGATAGCAATCCACCAAAACTACTGCAAGCGCACCCAGATCTTAAAAGCGCTGATATCCGCAAAGCGTGGCAGCTCGTGGCGGATAACCAAGACAAATTATTAATTGAATGGAAGAAGATCCATGACAGAGAAGAAATGGAGGAACGAAATCAGTGA
- a CDS encoding DUF2442 domain-containing protein has product MTEKKWRNEISEAELESQITQAKAAWVQAASTEPRAESVKFYPRKLQYTIELTNRAQFSFPVPLIRELADASKEALADVHLSGDGSSIHWETLDVDFSVPGLIYRILGTKPSMSELGRQGGKKRSTAKSEASRQNGKKGGRPRKKAVTV; this is encoded by the coding sequence ATGACAGAGAAGAAATGGAGGAACGAAATCAGTGAAGCCGAATTAGAGAGCCAAATTACCCAGGCGAAGGCGGCTTGGGTTCAAGCTGCCTCGACAGAACCGCGTGCTGAATCTGTGAAGTTCTATCCGCGCAAATTGCAATATACGATCGAGCTAACTAATCGTGCTCAGTTCTCGTTTCCCGTACCCTTGATTCGAGAACTTGCAGATGCCTCAAAAGAAGCGCTTGCTGATGTGCATCTTTCAGGAGATGGCAGCAGTATTCATTGGGAAACACTGGATGTTGATTTCAGTGTTCCTGGGCTGATTTATCGAATATTGGGCACTAAGCCTTCAATGTCTGAACTAGGACGGCAAGGTGGTAAGAAGCGATCGACTGCGAAGTCAGAAGCATCTCGGCAAAACGGGAAAAAGGGCGGACGACCTCGGAAGAAAGCGGTTACAGTCTAG
- a CDS encoding helix-turn-helix domain-containing protein, protein MPVEVRLKQLREAKGLSQNALARELEMSLANIQKIEYGKAKSIPLDTLERLCLVLDCEIGDLLVLIKPAQLISA, encoded by the coding sequence ATGCCAGTGGAGGTAAGACTTAAGCAATTAAGAGAGGCTAAAGGGTTGTCCCAAAATGCGCTCGCAAGAGAGCTAGAAATGTCTCTCGCCAATATTCAGAAGATTGAATACGGTAAAGCCAAATCAATCCCTCTAGACACACTAGAGCGGCTTTGCCTTGTTCTTGATTGTGAAATTGGCGACTTGCTAGTCCTCATCAAACCAGCGCAGTTAATCTCTGCGTAA
- a CDS encoding DinB family protein, producing MSEYKHFQLLAEYNQWMNIKLYDVCSRLSEEELRLNRKAFFDSIYMTLNHIMYGDLAFLSRFTGNPVQVPELGQELTASFMALRAEREALDLRIIDWVSALDPIWLDEAQTYQSKVDGKIRTVPRWVLVTHMFNHQTHHRGQVTTLLSQMELDIGSTDIPFMPQFVAT from the coding sequence ATGTCTGAGTACAAGCATTTTCAGCTATTAGCTGAATATAACCAGTGGATGAATATCAAGCTCTATGATGTGTGTTCGAGATTGTCCGAAGAGGAGCTTCGGCTGAATCGAAAGGCGTTTTTTGATTCCATTTATATGACGCTTAATCACATCATGTACGGGGATTTGGCATTTTTATCTCGGTTCACAGGAAATCCAGTGCAGGTTCCTGAGTTAGGACAAGAGTTGACTGCTTCATTTATGGCTCTTAGAGCTGAGAGAGAGGCGTTGGATCTTCGGATCATAGATTGGGTTTCGGCACTAGATCCCATTTGGCTGGACGAAGCGCAAACGTATCAAAGCAAGGTTGACGGAAAAATTCGCACAGTCCCCCGTTGGGTTTTGGTAACACACATGTTCAATCATCAAACACACCATAGGGGTCAAGTAACGACTCTGTTGTCGCAAATGGAGTTAGATATTGGAAGCACAGACATTCCATTCATGCCTCAGTTTGTTGCGACCTGA
- a CDS encoding type II toxin-antitoxin system HicB family antitoxin, giving the protein MKPQYSMVIQWSEEDSLYLVHLPEFPSQQFVTHGETYEEAAKRGQEVIEMLVEDYQASGKPLPQPQRVVEAA; this is encoded by the coding sequence ATGAAACCTCAGTACAGCATGGTGATTCAGTGGTCAGAAGAAGACAGTCTCTATCTGGTACATCTGCCTGAGTTCCCCTCTCAACAATTCGTGACGCATGGCGAAACCTACGAGGAAGCCGCTAAGCGAGGGCAAGAGGTAATCGAAATGTTGGTTGAGGATTATCAGGCAAGCGGAAAGCCTTTGCCTCAGCCTCAGCGTGTGGTAGAAGCGGCTTAA
- a CDS encoding DUF7003 family protein: protein MFNRDSILSFLDNAFQRIDMPCFGNMNIDYVSSRLSTYRSSDQWLLLFNSVVWWPAGQGLTATVEVVGTGVVGRQGFDNDRFLVPGCIQLDDDQNILSIVIRGEDTNPTSLVIQPNYDVQPEYGFWVSVALAETYKESLLASQAEIQQFIPPGFQHLLTIDEWDHPTWDMPPSRTVAFPRIANVLVTSDPSLWIPVEAPNTHWSHWLPK from the coding sequence ATGTTCAACAGAGACTCCATTTTGAGCTTTCTCGATAACGCTTTTCAGCGCATTGACATGCCCTGTTTTGGCAACATGAATATTGACTATGTGTCATCGCGTTTATCGACCTATCGCAGTTCAGATCAATGGTTGTTGCTTTTTAATTCAGTGGTTTGGTGGCCCGCTGGTCAGGGACTTACAGCCACGGTTGAAGTTGTGGGTACAGGTGTAGTCGGCAGGCAGGGGTTTGATAATGATCGATTCCTTGTGCCAGGATGTATCCAATTGGATGATGATCAGAACATTCTAAGCATCGTCATTCGAGGAGAAGACACCAATCCGACTAGCTTGGTCATCCAGCCAAACTATGATGTTCAGCCAGAATACGGCTTCTGGGTCTCTGTTGCTCTAGCTGAAACATACAAGGAGAGCCTGTTAGCCTCGCAAGCTGAAATTCAGCAATTCATCCCCCCAGGCTTTCAGCACTTGCTCACCATTGACGAGTGGGATCATCCGACATGGGATATGCCGCCGAGTCGGACAGTTGCTTTCCCCCGGATTGCCAATGTTTTAGTTACATCAGATCCATCACTTTGGATCCCCGTGGAAGCGCCCAATACGCACTGGTCACATTGGCTTCCAAAATAA
- a CDS encoding beta strand repeat-containing protein, producing the protein MRQAVVGLMWIGISTLSLAHGEAVVGVDRVQAQVIPDGTLPTTVTTPNNLDFTINGGTRSGNNLFHSFSQLSVPTGGSALFNNATEVQTIFARVTGGGASNIDGLLKANGTASLFLLNPNGILFGVNAQLNIGGSFVGTTANSIQFADGTEFSAVNLSSLPLLTMSAPIGVQFGATSSSIRVQGQGHNLLHPPTFTSSVTRDPNLAGLKVPPGQKLVLLGNGVFLDGGVLIAESGQLELGSVSTGTIKFNTATPNWEFNYNAVPSFSDIALTRAALIDASGNPSGSIHLQGKGIRIQESSAVFIQHQGQQAAGRIKVDADVLEINGALPKKDQSLILSENIGSSHGADIDVSARQVVTREGSAIFSTTYKNGGSGGNIVVNATDSILASGFAAFDPSRAGGVLTRTYIGGGRSGNTTVTTSNLSVREGAGITSLVLGGARGGNVQVSADTISLFGENSGTAGGSNIVSTTLFGGDAGSILIDTKQLLLGASGLISASTSGAGNAGSLTIHASEFIDIDGSGSVVSQRSRITASGQLLPPTFRRIYGLPALPTGNGGNLAITSPNIRVRNQGYIAAENVGSGDAGRLQIQANSIELDNQGQIRTATAVGNGGNLEITTRDLLLMRHQSLISARASQFGNGGNIILNAPIAVGLENSDIVANAEKGRGGNIQIATQGIIGLQYRDRLTPENDITASSEFGVNGTVEVNNVGVDPNSGLVELSTTLIDSNQKVAAGCSGTQGSSFVVTGRGGVPQNPSQNVRHDRSWNDMRDLSAFHKPAIAPASTQTATLVEATAWSRNPQTGKVELVAAHPTSSTPSATCASKLNLTQSHI; encoded by the coding sequence ATGAGACAGGCTGTCGTTGGATTGATGTGGATTGGAATAAGTACCCTCTCACTGGCGCATGGTGAAGCTGTTGTCGGGGTCGATCGCGTTCAGGCACAAGTCATTCCTGACGGTACCTTGCCCACTACAGTCACAACGCCTAACAATCTCGACTTCACCATCAATGGCGGCACTCGCTCCGGTAACAATCTCTTTCATAGCTTCAGCCAACTCTCCGTTCCTACAGGTGGCTCCGCTCTCTTCAACAACGCTACAGAGGTTCAGACTATCTTTGCCCGCGTTACCGGAGGCGGCGCTTCCAATATTGATGGACTCCTCAAAGCCAATGGCACTGCGAGTCTGTTTCTGCTTAATCCCAACGGCATTCTGTTCGGAGTCAATGCACAGTTGAATATTGGCGGATCATTTGTTGGAACGACTGCCAACAGCATTCAGTTTGCTGATGGGACTGAGTTTAGTGCAGTCAATCTCAGTAGTCTGCCCTTGTTGACGATGAGTGCGCCAATTGGTGTACAGTTCGGCGCAACCTCAAGCAGTATTCGGGTCCAAGGACAAGGGCACAATCTTCTGCATCCACCCACATTCACAAGCTCTGTCACGCGTGATCCAAATCTTGCAGGACTAAAGGTTCCACCAGGACAAAAATTAGTCCTGCTCGGCAATGGAGTATTTTTGGATGGAGGAGTTCTCATTGCTGAAAGTGGACAGTTGGAATTAGGAAGTGTAAGCACAGGTACGATCAAGTTCAACACCGCAACTCCCAACTGGGAATTCAACTATAATGCTGTTCCTAGTTTTTCAGACATTGCTCTCACTCGTGCTGCACTGATTGATGCAAGTGGCAACCCGAGTGGATCAATTCATTTACAAGGGAAAGGCATTCGGATTCAAGAAAGTTCTGCCGTATTTATTCAGCACCAGGGACAACAAGCTGCGGGTCGGATTAAAGTCGATGCAGACGTATTAGAAATCAACGGAGCCTTGCCGAAGAAAGATCAAAGTTTGATTCTGTCAGAAAATATCGGCAGTAGCCACGGAGCAGATATTGATGTGTCGGCAAGACAAGTTGTAACCCGAGAGGGCAGCGCCATTTTCTCGACGACTTACAAAAATGGAGGCAGCGGTGGCAATATTGTCGTGAATGCAACCGACTCTATCCTGGCTTCTGGATTCGCTGCCTTTGATCCATCCCGTGCAGGCGGAGTTCTGACGCGAACCTACATCGGCGGCGGTCGCAGTGGAAACACAACGGTAACGACCTCTAATTTATCGGTGAGAGAAGGAGCTGGAATTACATCGCTTGTGTTGGGCGGTGCTCGGGGCGGAAATGTGCAGGTCAGCGCCGATACAATCTCCCTGTTTGGTGAAAATTCCGGTACTGCTGGAGGCTCCAACATTGTCTCAACGACACTGTTTGGTGGAGATGCTGGCTCAATTTTGATCGACACAAAACAGCTACTTCTAGGAGCTTCAGGACTCATTTCTGCGAGTACGTCTGGAGCTGGCAATGCGGGTAGCCTCACTATTCATGCCAGTGAATTCATTGATATCGATGGGTCTGGCTCAGTTGTAAGCCAGCGAAGCCGGATTACAGCTTCAGGACAACTCTTACCTCCCACGTTTAGACGAATTTACGGATTACCAGCGTTACCAACTGGCAATGGTGGAAACTTAGCGATTACTTCACCCAACATTCGGGTCAGGAATCAAGGATACATTGCGGCTGAGAATGTAGGCAGTGGAGATGCTGGACGCTTGCAAATTCAAGCCAACTCGATTGAGTTAGACAATCAAGGTCAAATTAGAACTGCCACTGCGGTTGGTAATGGGGGTAACTTGGAGATCACAACGCGCGATCTACTACTCATGCGCCACCAAAGCCTGATTAGTGCCAGAGCTAGCCAATTTGGAAATGGCGGTAATATCATTCTGAATGCTCCGATCGCTGTTGGCCTAGAAAATAGTGATATTGTCGCCAATGCTGAGAAGGGACGAGGTGGAAACATTCAAATCGCCACTCAGGGCATTATTGGGTTGCAGTATCGCGATCGCTTAACCCCAGAAAACGACATTACGGCTAGTTCTGAATTCGGTGTGAATGGCACCGTTGAGGTCAACAATGTGGGAGTTGACCCGAACTCTGGCTTAGTCGAGTTATCCACCACACTGATTGATTCAAATCAAAAAGTTGCGGCGGGCTGTTCCGGTACTCAAGGCAGTAGTTTTGTGGTCACAGGACGAGGCGGAGTACCACAAAATCCGAGTCAGAACGTGAGACACGATCGTTCCTGGAATGATATGCGTGATCTCTCGGCTTTTCACAAACCTGCGATCGCGCCAGCTTCAACTCAGACTGCCACGCTCGTAGAAGCGACGGCTTGGTCTCGTAATCCCCAAACTGGAAAAGTCGAATTAGTTGCAGCACATCCTACTTCCAGCACTCCATCTGCCACTTGTGCTAGCAAGCTGAACTTAACTCAAAGCCATATCTAA
- a CDS encoding GNAT family N-acetyltransferase has translation MQKAIRLLRVADDQPVDAVLTSLTQEHLDSFETLWKPRLQIATEEDRHWDWIKKNRLTASCLSYEKYVIEYERINQGMMMIEIDGHRSLLEPGKNIVYVDLLATAPWNRQPIQNPPQFRGVGRVLLEFARLRSLELEYGGRVALHSLPRAESFYTKNGMKNLGSDPDKQNLAYFEWGRVEI, from the coding sequence TTGCAGAAAGCAATCAGACTTCTTCGCGTTGCAGACGATCAGCCTGTTGATGCGGTTTTGACTAGTCTCACTCAAGAGCATTTAGACTCTTTTGAAACGTTATGGAAGCCCCGGCTTCAAATAGCAACCGAAGAAGATAGGCATTGGGACTGGATTAAAAAGAATAGACTCACAGCTTCGTGTCTCAGCTATGAGAAGTACGTAATTGAGTATGAGCGAATTAACCAAGGAATGATGATGATTGAAATTGATGGGCATCGATCATTGCTTGAGCCAGGCAAAAATATTGTCTATGTAGATCTCCTGGCAACAGCTCCTTGGAATCGCCAACCTATTCAAAATCCACCGCAATTTCGAGGTGTGGGAAGGGTTCTGCTTGAATTTGCCAGGTTAAGGAGTCTTGAACTGGAGTATGGAGGGAGAGTTGCTCTTCACTCACTGCCCAGAGCTGAGTCCTTTTACACAAAGAACGGGATGAAAAATTTGGGGTCAGACCCTGATAAACAAAATCTGGCTTACTTCGAGTGGGGACGTGTTGAGATATAG